In a genomic window of Alphaproteobacteria bacterium:
- a CDS encoding acyl carrier protein, with protein sequence MSDIADRVKKIVVEQLAVDEGKVVEGASFIDDLGADSLDTVELVMAFEEEFSIEIPDDAAKDIQTVGDAVKFIKVKAAA encoded by the coding sequence ATGAGTGATATTGCCGATCGCGTGAAAAAGATCGTAGTTGAACAACTGGCTGTTGATGAAGGCAAGGTCGTCGAAGGCGCCAGCTTCATTGATGACCTCGGGGCGGATTCTCTGGACACGGTGGAACTCGTCATGGCCTTCGAAGAGGAATTCAGCATTGAAATTCCTGACGATGCCGCCAAGGACATCCAGACCGTCGGCGATGCCGTAAAGTTCATCAAGGTAAAGGCCGCCGCCTAG
- the fabF gene encoding beta-ketoacyl-ACP synthase II yields the protein MRRVVITGMGMVTPLGVGVAHNWTAITSGKTGIRKIEHFDVSDITSQIAGIIPRTDNPAPQDGAFNPDLFVSSKDQRKMDVFITYALAAAQEAVEDSGWKPTEEEHLDRTGVLVGSGIGGLDEIYNTSLTLKEKGPRKISPFFVPAALINLTSGHISIKHGFRGPNHSVVTACATGTHAIGDAARLIAWDDADVMIAGGAEGAVCRLGVAGFAAARALSTGFNDRPEQASRPWDRDRDGFVIGEGAGIVVLEEHEHAKKRGAKIYAEVIGYGLSGDAYHITSPPDDGNGGFRAMKASLKRAGINPEDVDYINAHGTSTPVGDGIEHAAVKRLFANTLNTISMSSTKSAIGHLLGAAGAVEAIYSTKAIQTGILPPTLNLDNPSEECTGVDLVPKVAKEKKVRTALSNSFGFGGTNASLVIRAV from the coding sequence ATGAGACGCGTTGTCATAACCGGAATGGGCATGGTGACCCCCCTCGGGGTTGGTGTCGCGCACAACTGGACGGCTATAACCTCCGGCAAGACCGGAATTCGCAAAATCGAACATTTCGATGTCTCGGACATCACCTCGCAGATCGCCGGAATAATCCCGCGCACCGACAACCCAGCGCCGCAGGACGGAGCCTTTAACCCCGACCTCTTCGTCTCCTCGAAGGATCAGCGCAAAATGGACGTGTTCATCACCTACGCGCTGGCCGCGGCGCAGGAGGCCGTTGAGGATTCCGGCTGGAAACCGACCGAAGAAGAACATCTCGACCGCACGGGCGTCTTGGTCGGCTCCGGCATCGGCGGCCTCGATGAAATCTACAACACCTCCCTGACCCTGAAGGAAAAAGGTCCGCGCAAGATTTCCCCGTTCTTCGTCCCGGCCGCCCTCATAAACCTCACCAGCGGCCATATCTCGATAAAACATGGCTTCCGCGGTCCGAACCATTCTGTGGTCACGGCCTGCGCGACCGGAACCCACGCCATCGGCGATGCCGCAAGACTGATTGCATGGGACGATGCGGACGTCATGATTGCGGGCGGCGCCGAAGGCGCGGTCTGCCGCTTGGGTGTAGCCGGATTCGCCGCTGCACGCGCCCTTTCAACCGGATTTAATGATCGTCCTGAGCAAGCCTCCCGCCCATGGGACAGGGACCGTGACGGATTCGTCATCGGCGAAGGCGCGGGCATAGTTGTTCTTGAAGAACACGAACACGCCAAAAAACGCGGCGCGAAAATTTACGCCGAAGTCATCGGCTATGGCCTCTCGGGGGATGCTTACCACATCACCTCTCCGCCTGATGACGGCAACGGCGGTTTCCGCGCCATGAAGGCCTCGCTCAAACGCGCAGGCATCAACCCGGAAGACGTCGACTACATCAACGCCCACGGCACATCGACCCCCGTCGGCGATGGCATCGAACACGCGGCGGTCAAACGCCTGTTTGCCAACACCCTGAACACAATCTCCATGTCCTCCACAAAATCCGCCATCGGCCACTTGCTCGGCGCGGCAGGCGCGGTCGAGGCAATCTATTCAACCAAGGCGATTCAAACCGGAATCTTGCCTCCGACCCTCAATCTTGACAACCCGTCGGAGGAATGCACGGGGGTAGACCTCGTCCCCAAAGTGGCAAAGGAAAAAAAGGTCAGAACCGCCCTCTCCAATTCCTTCGGCTTCGGCGGCACCAACGCCTCGCTGGTTATTCGCGCCGTATAG
- the mltG gene encoding endolytic transglycosylase MltG encodes MKVVKQVLGLLFFLTTLGLVLGGVGFYWASKEVNKPGKLDTPVEITVAQGANIGGIADQLLYVEAIEQPALFRIAGRWTGQASKLKAGEYEVPAHASIRDILDLLESGKTIQRSVTLREGLTNFEIARILAETKNLQQTQVTLLPEGSYLPETYSFTKTESNVDVLSRMAAAMESTLDELWNKRAPDLPIKTREEAVILAAIVEKETGKPEERAKVAGVFINRLNKNIPLQSDPTVIYALTRGEHENEGQGPLGRRLLKKDLEIDSPYNTYRYPGLPPGPIANPGRAALEAVLNPERHDYIFFVADGTGGHVFAATLEEHNNNVSKWREIRKNAEQ; translated from the coding sequence ATGAAAGTCGTGAAACAGGTTCTGGGGTTGCTTTTCTTCCTGACAACCCTCGGCCTTGTTCTCGGTGGTGTAGGCTTTTACTGGGCATCCAAAGAGGTCAACAAGCCCGGAAAACTCGACACACCCGTGGAAATCACCGTCGCTCAGGGCGCCAATATCGGCGGCATAGCGGATCAGTTGTTATATGTAGAGGCAATCGAGCAACCTGCCTTGTTCCGCATCGCCGGCCGCTGGACCGGACAGGCTTCGAAGCTCAAGGCCGGAGAATACGAAGTCCCCGCTCATGCCTCTATCCGGGATATTCTCGATCTTCTGGAATCCGGCAAAACCATCCAGCGCAGCGTCACCCTGCGTGAAGGTCTCACCAATTTTGAAATCGCCCGTATCCTCGCCGAAACCAAAAACCTTCAGCAGACACAGGTGACTCTTCTGCCCGAGGGCAGCTACCTGCCCGAAACCTACAGCTTCACGAAAACCGAAAGCAACGTGGATGTCCTAAGCCGCATGGCGGCGGCGATGGAATCCACGCTCGACGAACTCTGGAACAAACGCGCACCCGACCTGCCCATAAAAACCAGGGAGGAGGCAGTGATTCTCGCCGCCATCGTCGAGAAGGAAACCGGAAAGCCGGAGGAACGCGCAAAGGTGGCAGGTGTCTTCATCAACCGCCTCAACAAAAACATCCCGCTGCAAAGCGACCCGACCGTGATTTATGCCCTCACCAGGGGCGAACATGAAAATGAGGGGCAGGGGCCGCTGGGCCGCCGTCTCCTGAAAAAAGATCTGGAAATCGACTCGCCTTATAACACCTACCGTTATCCCGGCCTGCCTCCCGGCCCGATCGCCAATCCCGGCCGCGCCGCGCTGGAGGCCGTGCTGAACCCCGAACGCCATGACTATATCTTCTTCGTGGCCGACGGAACCGGCGGGCACGTCTTCGCCGCTACGCTGGAGGAGCATAACAACAACGTCTCCAAATGGCGCGAAATCAGGAAAAACGCGGAACAGTAG